One Mycolicibacterium fortuitum subsp. fortuitum genomic window carries:
- a CDS encoding thiolase domain-containing protein: MAQKAAVLGTGQTKYVAKRHDVSMNGLVREAIDKALADSGSTMADIDAVVVGKAPDFFEGVMMPELFMADATGATNKPLIRVHTAGSVGGSTAIVAASLVKSGKYRRVLTMAWEKQSESNAMWALSIPVPFTKPVGAGAGGYFAPHVRAYIRRSGAPNHIGAMVAVKDRLNGAKNPLAHLHQPDITLEKVMASQMLWDPIRFDETCPSSDGAAAMVIGDEAAADARVAEGHPVAWVHATALRTEPLAYSGRDQVNPQAGRDAAAALWRDAGITSPIDEIDVAEVYVPFSWFEPMWLENLGFAAEGEGWKLTEAGETAIGGKIPFNASGGVLSSNPIGASGMIRFAESAIQVMGKAGDHQVEGARKALGHAYGGGAQYYSMWVVSSDKPADK, from the coding sequence ATGGCACAGAAAGCCGCCGTCCTCGGAACGGGCCAGACCAAGTACGTCGCCAAGCGACACGACGTGTCGATGAACGGGCTGGTGCGCGAGGCCATCGACAAGGCGCTCGCCGATTCCGGGTCCACCATGGCCGATATCGACGCTGTCGTGGTCGGCAAGGCACCGGACTTCTTCGAGGGCGTGATGATGCCCGAGCTGTTCATGGCCGACGCGACCGGTGCCACCAACAAGCCCCTGATCCGCGTGCACACCGCGGGCTCGGTCGGAGGCTCGACCGCCATCGTGGCGGCCAGCCTGGTGAAGTCGGGCAAATACCGCCGGGTGCTGACCATGGCCTGGGAGAAGCAGTCAGAATCGAATGCCATGTGGGCGTTGAGCATTCCGGTCCCCTTCACCAAGCCGGTCGGTGCGGGTGCGGGCGGTTACTTCGCCCCGCACGTGCGGGCCTACATCCGCCGCTCAGGCGCGCCGAATCACATCGGTGCGATGGTGGCGGTCAAGGACCGCCTCAACGGCGCCAAGAACCCATTGGCTCACCTGCATCAGCCCGACATCACACTCGAGAAGGTGATGGCGTCGCAGATGCTGTGGGATCCGATCCGTTTCGACGAGACGTGCCCGTCGTCGGACGGTGCGGCCGCCATGGTGATCGGTGACGAGGCAGCCGCCGACGCCCGCGTGGCCGAGGGGCATCCGGTCGCCTGGGTCCATGCCACCGCACTGCGCACCGAACCGCTGGCCTACTCGGGACGTGACCAGGTCAATCCACAGGCCGGTCGGGACGCGGCCGCCGCTCTGTGGCGCGACGCCGGTATCACCAGCCCGATCGACGAGATCGACGTGGCCGAGGTGTACGTGCCGTTCTCCTGGTTCGAGCCGATGTGGCTGGAAAATCTGGGTTTTGCCGCCGAGGGCGAAGGTTGGAAGCTCACCGAGGCCGGCGAGACGGCGATCGGCGGGAAGATCCCGTTCAATGCCTCGGGCGGTGTGCTGTCGAGCAACCCGATCGGCGCCTCGGGCATGATCCGGTTCGCCGAATCGGCGATCCAGGTGATGGGCAAGGCCGGCGACCACCAGGTCGAGGGTGCTCGCAAGGCTTTGGGTCATGCCTATGGCGGTGGCGCACAGTACTACTCGATGTGGGTGGTCTCGAGCGACAAGCCCGCGGACAAGTGA
- a CDS encoding thiolase domain-containing protein, translated as MTLRDVAVVGFAHAPHVRRTDGTTNGVEMLMPCFASLYEELGLQQTDIGFWCSGSSDYLAGRAFSFISAIDSIGAVPPINESHVEMDAAWALYEAYIKILTGEVDTALVYGFGKSSAGVLRRVLALQTDPYTVAPLWPDAVSLAGLQARFGLDAGKWTAEQMAQVALDSYAAGGRTDHEQVTGTVSELLDRPFFADPLRRHDIAPITDGASAIVLAAGDRARELRENPAWITGFEHRIETPVLGARDLTVSTSTAASAQAATGGDVSSIEVAEIYAPFTHQHLILTEAIGLGENTKINPSGGALAANPMFSAGLERIGFAAQHIFSGSAGRVLAHATSGAALQQNLVTVLEGKN; from the coding sequence ATGACTCTTCGTGATGTCGCTGTCGTCGGTTTCGCGCATGCGCCGCATGTGCGCCGTACTGATGGCACCACCAACGGCGTCGAGATGCTGATGCCGTGTTTCGCCAGTCTCTATGAAGAGCTCGGGCTGCAGCAGACCGATATCGGCTTCTGGTGCTCCGGCTCTTCCGATTACCTTGCCGGCCGGGCGTTCTCGTTCATCTCGGCGATCGACTCGATCGGCGCAGTGCCGCCGATCAACGAGTCACACGTCGAGATGGACGCGGCCTGGGCGTTGTACGAGGCCTACATCAAGATCCTGACCGGCGAGGTGGACACCGCGCTGGTCTACGGCTTCGGCAAGTCCTCGGCCGGCGTGCTGCGCCGTGTGCTGGCCCTGCAGACCGACCCCTACACCGTGGCGCCGCTGTGGCCGGATGCGGTGTCGCTGGCCGGACTTCAGGCTCGGTTCGGACTGGACGCCGGAAAGTGGACCGCCGAGCAGATGGCCCAGGTCGCGCTGGATTCGTATGCCGCGGGCGGCCGCACCGACCATGAGCAGGTCACCGGCACCGTCAGCGAATTGCTGGACCGGCCGTTCTTCGCCGACCCGCTGCGCCGCCACGACATCGCGCCGATCACGGACGGCGCCTCGGCCATCGTGCTGGCCGCAGGCGACCGGGCTCGCGAGCTCCGCGAAAACCCGGCTTGGATCACCGGTTTCGAGCACCGCATCGAGACCCCGGTGCTCGGCGCACGTGACCTGACGGTCTCGACCTCGACCGCCGCCTCGGCTCAGGCCGCCACCGGTGGAGATGTGAGCTCGATCGAGGTGGCCGAGATCTACGCGCCGTTCACGCACCAGCACCTGATCCTCACCGAGGCGATCGGGCTGGGCGAGAACACCAAGATCAACCCCTCCGGCGGCGCGCTGGCCGCCAACCCGATGTTCTCGGCAGGTCTAGAGCGCATCGGTTTCGCCGCGCAGCACATCTTCTCCGGCTCGGCCGGGCGCGTGCTCGCGCACGCCACCAGTGGCGCTGCACTGCAACAGAATCTGGTCACAGTCCTGGAGGGTAAGAACTAA
- a CDS encoding Zn-ribbon domain-containing OB-fold protein, with translation MTASQSRPASTDHREPPLSAPLKLSFDYTRSVGSLLSQFFTALRERRIVGVRGSDGRVHVPPAEYDPITYEPLTEVVPVSSVGTVVSWTWQPEPLEGQPLDRPFAWALIKLDGADTPLLHAVDVAEGELTTGARVHVHWVDEPVGAITDIAYFVPGETAEDVPAVATDDREPVTMLVVPSSIEIQHTASRPESTYLRGLRDGKLLGARTGDTGKVYFPPKEADPATGQELDQFVELVDKGTVTTFAIINIPFAGQRIKPPYVAAYVLLDGADIPFLHLVTDIDASEVRMGMRVEAVWKPQEEWGLGIDNISHFRPTGEPDADYDSYKHHL, from the coding sequence GTGACAGCCAGCCAAAGCCGCCCGGCCTCGACAGATCACCGTGAGCCGCCACTTTCCGCGCCACTGAAACTGTCGTTTGACTACACCCGTTCAGTGGGCTCACTGCTCAGTCAGTTCTTCACCGCCCTGCGCGAGCGCCGGATCGTCGGCGTACGCGGGTCAGACGGACGCGTGCACGTGCCACCCGCTGAGTATGACCCGATCACCTACGAGCCGTTGACCGAGGTCGTACCGGTCTCCAGCGTCGGGACCGTCGTGTCCTGGACCTGGCAGCCCGAGCCGCTCGAAGGCCAGCCGCTGGACCGGCCGTTCGCCTGGGCCCTGATCAAGCTCGACGGCGCCGACACCCCGCTGCTGCACGCCGTGGACGTTGCCGAAGGCGAGCTGACCACCGGTGCCCGGGTCCACGTTCACTGGGTCGACGAGCCAGTTGGTGCCATCACCGATATCGCGTACTTCGTTCCCGGCGAGACCGCCGAGGACGTACCCGCGGTGGCGACCGATGATCGTGAACCGGTGACCATGCTGGTCGTGCCCTCCTCCATCGAGATCCAGCACACCGCCTCGCGTCCCGAGAGCACCTATCTGCGGGGCCTGCGCGACGGCAAGCTGCTGGGTGCGCGCACCGGTGACACGGGCAAGGTCTACTTCCCGCCCAAGGAAGCCGATCCGGCCACCGGCCAGGAGCTCGACCAGTTCGTGGAGCTGGTCGACAAGGGCACGGTCACCACGTTCGCGATCATCAACATCCCGTTCGCGGGCCAGCGCATCAAGCCGCCGTATGTCGCGGCGTACGTGCTGCTCGACGGCGCCGACATCCCGTTCCTGCATCTGGTCACCGACATCGATGCGTCCGAGGTGCGGATGGGCATGCGGGTCGAAGCGGTGTGGAAGCCCCAGGAGGAATGGGGCCTCGGCATCGACAACATCTCGCACTTCCGGCCGACGGGTGAGCCCGACGCCGATTACGACAGCTACAAGCACCACCTGTAA
- a CDS encoding LLM class F420-dependent oxidoreductase encodes MKLGLQLGYWGAQPPTNHAELVAAAEAEGFDTVFTAEAWGSDAYTPLAWWGRETTRMRLGTSVIQMSARTPTACAMAALTLDHLSGGRHILGLGVSGPQVVEGWYGAKFPKPLARTREYIDILRQVWAREAPVHSDGPHYPLPLTGEGTTGLGKNLKPITHPLRADIPVMLGAEGPKNVAMAAEIADGWLPIFYSPRIAGMYNEWLDEGFARPGARRTRETFEICATAQVVVTDDRPAIMELMKPHLALYMGGMGSEDTNFHAEVYRRMGYAEVVDDVTKLFRSDRKDEAAKVIPDELVDDSAIVGNLDYVKEQIKAWEAAGVTMMVVGARSVEQIRDLAALAADH; translated from the coding sequence ATGAAGTTGGGTCTGCAACTCGGATACTGGGGCGCGCAGCCCCCGACCAATCACGCCGAACTCGTGGCCGCGGCCGAGGCCGAAGGCTTCGACACCGTCTTCACCGCGGAGGCCTGGGGCTCGGACGCCTACACCCCGCTGGCCTGGTGGGGGAGGGAGACGACCCGCATGCGGCTCGGCACCTCGGTCATCCAGATGTCGGCCCGGACCCCCACGGCCTGCGCCATGGCAGCGCTGACGCTCGACCACCTTTCCGGTGGCCGCCACATCCTCGGTCTCGGCGTGTCCGGGCCTCAGGTGGTCGAGGGCTGGTACGGCGCGAAGTTTCCGAAGCCGCTGGCCCGCACCCGCGAGTACATCGACATCCTGCGTCAGGTCTGGGCCAGGGAGGCCCCGGTCCACAGCGACGGTCCGCACTACCCGTTGCCGTTGACCGGCGAAGGCACCACCGGGCTGGGCAAGAACCTCAAGCCGATAACTCATCCGTTGCGCGCTGACATCCCGGTGATGCTGGGTGCAGAAGGGCCCAAGAACGTCGCGATGGCCGCCGAGATCGCCGACGGCTGGCTGCCGATCTTCTATTCGCCGCGCATCGCCGGCATGTACAACGAGTGGCTGGACGAGGGGTTCGCCCGACCCGGCGCGCGGCGCACCCGCGAGACCTTCGAGATCTGTGCCACCGCACAGGTGGTGGTCACCGATGACCGGCCGGCGATCATGGAGCTCATGAAGCCGCACCTGGCGCTGTACATGGGCGGCATGGGCTCCGAGGACACCAACTTCCATGCCGAGGTCTACCGCCGGATGGGATACGCGGAAGTCGTCGACGACGTCACCAAACTGTTCCGCAGTGACCGTAAAGACGAGGCTGCCAAGGTCATTCCCGATGAATTGGTCGATGACTCGGCGATCGTCGGCAACCTCGACTACGTCAAGGAGCAGATCAAGGCCTGGGAGGCCGCGGGCGTCACCATGATGGTGGTCGGAGCCCGTTCCGTCGAGCAGATCCGTGACCTTGCGGCTCTCGCGGCGGATCACTGA
- a CDS encoding acetoacetate decarboxylase family protein, translating to MPVQIRTAEQHMAMFSVDADAAQRMIDYSGLRVYRFRPRRAVIVLMLMRYVDGDLGPYLEYGTNVMVNRPGSEDAGLRGLGSAGAFVHHLPVDGEFTLQAGRQIWGYPKVLADFTVRGADNGAGVRGADNVAGVREGKPFGFDVNIDGKLAVGMDFKPGLPVPSAFTAKPQVQSTYSYLDGVLRETEGQMRLSGVRYRPGGVTVRLGEHPYGRELSTLGLPKRAMLSSSVCNVQMTFADAKEIS from the coding sequence ATGCCGGTGCAGATCCGTACCGCCGAACAGCACATGGCGATGTTCTCGGTGGATGCCGATGCCGCGCAGCGCATGATCGACTACAGCGGCCTGCGCGTGTATCGGTTTCGACCGCGCCGCGCCGTCATCGTGCTGATGCTGATGCGCTACGTCGACGGTGACCTGGGGCCGTACCTGGAGTACGGCACCAATGTGATGGTGAACCGGCCTGGGTCCGAGGACGCCGGGCTGCGTGGCCTGGGCTCGGCAGGAGCCTTCGTGCACCACCTCCCGGTCGACGGCGAGTTCACGCTGCAGGCCGGTAGGCAGATCTGGGGCTATCCGAAAGTCCTGGCGGACTTCACCGTCCGCGGTGCGGACAATGGGGCCGGGGTCCGCGGTGCGGACAATGTGGCTGGGGTCCGAGAAGGAAAACCGTTCGGGTTCGACGTGAACATCGACGGCAAGCTGGCGGTCGGGATGGATTTCAAGCCTGGCCTGCCTGTGCCGTCGGCGTTCACCGCCAAGCCGCAGGTGCAATCCACGTACTCCTACCTCGACGGCGTGCTGCGCGAAACCGAAGGCCAGATGCGGCTTTCCGGCGTGCGGTACCGACCTGGCGGCGTGACGGTGCGGCTGGGGGAGCACCCGTACGGCCGGGAACTGTCGACCCTGGGCCTGCCCAAACGGGCGATGCTGTCCAGCTCGGTTTGCAATGTGCAGATGACGTTCGCTGACGCCAAGGAGATCTCATGA
- a CDS encoding cytochrome P450: MTQTLPTTKPDVDLADGRFYSDGGAREAYRWMRANEPVFRDRNGQAAATTYQAVLDAERTPELFSNAGGIRPDQPGMPYMIDMDDPAHLLRRKLVNSGFTRKRVMDKVPSIVNLCDTLIDAVCERGECDFVRDIAAPLPMAVIGDMLGVLPSEREMLLKWSDDLVCGLSSHVDETVIQNLMETFAAYTAFTKEEITKRRADPSDDLFSILVNAEVEGQRMSDDEIVFETLLILIGGDETTRHTLSGGVEQLLRNHDQWETLVANPDALPSAIEEMLRWTSPVKNMCRTLTADTTFHGTDLKEGEKIMLMFESANFDEAVFENPDEFRIDRNPNSHLAFGFGTHFCLGNQLARLELKLMVERLLARLPDLRLADGADVPLRPANFVSGPEAMPVVFTPTARVGA, encoded by the coding sequence ATGACCCAGACCCTGCCCACCACCAAGCCCGATGTAGATCTGGCCGACGGGAGGTTCTACTCGGACGGCGGGGCCCGTGAGGCGTACCGCTGGATGCGAGCCAACGAGCCGGTGTTCCGTGACCGGAACGGTCAGGCGGCCGCGACGACGTATCAGGCCGTTCTCGACGCCGAGCGCACCCCGGAACTGTTCTCCAACGCCGGCGGGATCCGCCCGGACCAGCCCGGCATGCCGTACATGATCGACATGGACGATCCGGCACATCTGTTGCGCCGCAAGCTGGTCAACTCAGGCTTCACCCGCAAGCGGGTGATGGACAAGGTGCCGTCGATCGTGAATCTCTGCGACACCCTGATCGACGCGGTGTGCGAACGCGGTGAATGCGACTTCGTCCGCGACATCGCCGCCCCGCTGCCGATGGCGGTGATCGGCGACATGCTCGGAGTGCTGCCCAGCGAGCGCGAGATGCTGCTGAAGTGGTCCGACGACCTGGTGTGCGGACTGTCCTCCCACGTCGACGAGACCGTCATCCAGAACCTCATGGAGACCTTCGCCGCCTACACCGCCTTCACCAAGGAGGAGATCACCAAGCGCCGGGCCGATCCGTCCGATGACCTGTTCTCGATCCTGGTCAACGCCGAGGTCGAGGGCCAGCGCATGAGCGACGACGAGATCGTCTTCGAGACGCTGCTCATCCTGATCGGCGGCGACGAGACCACGCGGCACACGTTGTCCGGAGGCGTCGAACAACTGCTGCGCAACCACGATCAGTGGGAGACGCTCGTCGCGAACCCGGACGCGCTGCCCAGCGCGATCGAGGAAATGTTGCGCTGGACGTCGCCGGTGAAGAACATGTGCCGCACGCTGACCGCGGACACCACATTCCACGGCACCGACCTCAAAGAGGGCGAGAAGATCATGCTGATGTTCGAGTCGGCGAACTTCGACGAAGCCGTCTTCGAGAACCCCGACGAATTCCGGATCGACCGTAACCCCAACAGTCACTTGGCATTCGGATTCGGAACCCACTTCTGTCTGGGCAATCAACTGGCCCGCCTCGAGCTCAAGCTGATGGTCGAGCGGTTGCTCGCCCGGCTGCCCGACCTGCGCTTGGCAGACGGTGCAGACGTGCCCTTGCGTCCGGCGAACTTCGTCAGCGGTCCGGAGGCCATGCCGGTCGTATTCACGCCGACTGCGCGGGTGGGCGCCTAG
- a CDS encoding sensor histidine kinase gives MPERDAASAPTVDTSVHRGLLLQLALRSLMATFIGAALLSQPPQANLWLHWAILTGYVVAVSLWSWWALRSAGGWKARTQRSVALLMLCVDLLAVAVISTETGISSAETWTSDVAQHGLFLIPLIAAAQLDPVVSASIAVPTVVTFFAVSWVDKAANGNEPWGSILSRTAVLFGLAAGSVALSWIQQSKTRTITALARERTRLLEEVISLEKRERQSLSERLHDGALQYVLVARRDMEEVRDGSVDGMDRVDFALAESSRLLRDVVRELHPEVLARAGLKAAMTSLADGIATRTELAVHLDADSWPDDARTDADHLIYSAAREISTNAIKHAKADNLRFTLAYNGFQATLRIADDGVGIPPERLVHSVEDGHIGFASVCAKVLAAGGAFVVTSPPGTTVSISVPAKRTQRSPEVAGAEN, from the coding sequence ATGCCCGAACGCGATGCGGCGTCTGCGCCGACCGTCGATACCTCGGTCCACCGCGGCCTGCTGTTGCAGCTCGCCCTGCGCTCCCTCATGGCGACGTTCATCGGCGCCGCTCTGCTGTCGCAGCCTCCACAGGCCAACCTGTGGCTGCACTGGGCGATCCTGACCGGCTACGTCGTGGCGGTCTCGCTGTGGAGCTGGTGGGCGCTGCGCTCCGCCGGCGGGTGGAAGGCCCGAACGCAGCGATCGGTGGCGCTGCTCATGCTGTGCGTCGATCTTCTTGCGGTAGCCGTCATTTCGACGGAGACAGGAATCAGCTCGGCCGAAACCTGGACGTCCGACGTGGCACAGCACGGGCTTTTCCTGATTCCCCTGATCGCCGCGGCGCAGCTCGATCCTGTTGTCAGCGCTTCGATCGCGGTGCCCACCGTGGTCACCTTCTTCGCGGTGAGCTGGGTCGACAAGGCTGCCAACGGGAATGAACCCTGGGGGTCGATCCTGTCCCGGACCGCCGTGCTGTTCGGGCTGGCCGCAGGTTCGGTCGCGTTGTCGTGGATCCAGCAATCCAAGACCAGGACCATCACCGCGCTGGCCCGGGAACGCACCCGACTGCTCGAAGAAGTCATCAGCCTGGAGAAGCGTGAGCGCCAATCGCTGTCCGAGCGCCTGCACGATGGTGCGCTCCAGTACGTCCTGGTGGCTCGACGCGACATGGAGGAGGTCCGGGACGGATCGGTCGACGGGATGGACCGCGTCGACTTCGCGTTGGCGGAGTCCTCGCGGCTGCTGCGCGACGTGGTGCGCGAACTGCATCCCGAGGTGTTGGCCCGGGCAGGCCTCAAGGCGGCGATGACCTCACTCGCCGACGGCATCGCGACGCGCACCGAGCTCGCGGTCCATCTGGACGCCGACAGCTGGCCCGACGACGCACGTACCGACGCCGATCACCTGATCTACAGTGCGGCTCGGGAAATCTCGACGAATGCCATCAAGCATGCGAAGGCGGACAACTTACGGTTCACCCTGGCGTACAACGGTTTTCAGGCCACATTGCGAATCGCTGACGACGGCGTCGGCATTCCACCCGAGCGGCTCGTACACAGCGTCGAGGACGGCCACATCGGGTTCGCCTCCGTCTGCGCCAAGGTTTTGGCCGCCGGGGGCGCCTTCGTGGTCACGAGCCCACCCGGCACCACCGTGTCGATTTCGGTCCCGGCCAAGCGCACCCAACGTTCACCTGAAGTAGCCGGCGCCGAGAACTGA